A single region of the Epinephelus fuscoguttatus linkage group LG14, E.fuscoguttatus.final_Chr_v1 genome encodes:
- the LOC125900481 gene encoding uncharacterized protein LOC125900481, producing the protein MQCQILQLYSNRQRPQQDGKSSTSKHRDSSDPAEAACERRQCDCSSAPAPACLSRGKLLLHCFLQGLKAGLSEGTDARHQVAMQLLHSEWEYVSTLNQLYDKYKTPPARQMTVEPYQTYLKFVEQLLQRHLLFRNTLQERLSAEHWKSLVGDILVQLIGQNDTAFSDMYLGYTTTLASFLSLEFNRLNHSEKMQSGQMEREEMKLLSLLLAPVSRIHSYLSHIQNLLQWTGKEHPDCSLLLGTERALRSILSRCHVTLEEDVRWEEGEGAGQSSCSDAVAGGSSANCCTRSQQTRESQRESNTAAQRDDQQAVNLTNGVNGCHSMRVECWSCSPVRRKDCGRDRTLLNQPARDCGHAYCSLLTPDAAAWGENSDSGQGTYSQPTGKGTNGLEAPHTNHSLEDCETDPDDTSAFDYSSVTSCSPDGTLRREMMGSNSGEDEEDSQVPVLLKPSYNQQQQKEAPRERTVCLRWQIPRLTPHPPLRNTAGSCVDGPTPCLVSSYGKRLVSVRKGSPPLHPKSAFRPIWDDPSKQADSAPEKDNRQGFIPIQAPARQSFQNFNPSRENLRPGMSQQRGNHAAAMSGGGLWDDSEDSEGPCSTV; encoded by the exons ATGCAGTGTCAGATCCTGCAGCTGTACAGTAACAGACAAAGACCTCAGCAGGATGGAAAGAGCTCCACAtccaaacacagagacag CAGCGATCCAGCAGAAGCAGCTTGTGAACGGAGGCAGTGTGACTGTTCGTCTGCTCCAGCGCCGGCCTGTCTGTCCAGAGGGAAACTGCTCCTCCATTGTTTCCTGCAGGGCCTCAAGGCAGGACTGAGTGAAGGCACAG ATGCAAGACATCAGGTGGCGATGCAACTTCTGCATTCTGAGTGGGAATACGTGTCAACCTTAAACCAGCTATATGATAAATACAAGACGCCACCAGCTCGTCAGATGACTGTGGAGCCATA TCAGACATATCTAAAGTTTGTGGAGCAGCTGTTGCAGCGACACCTGCTCTTCAGAAACACCCTGCAGGAGCGTTTATCTGCTGAACACTGGAAATCTCTGGTTGGAGACATCCTGGTACAGCTAATCGGACAAAATGAT ACAGCCTTTTCAGACATGTACCTTGGATACACGACTACACTGGCGTCATTCCTCTCACTGGAGTTCAACAGACTCAATCATTCTGAGAAAATGCag AGTGGccagatggagagagaggagatgaagctgctctccctgctgTTGGCGCCTGTCTCTCGCATACACAGCTACCTGAGCCACATTCAG AACTTGCTGCAGTGGACGGGTAAAGAACATCCTGACTGCAGCCTCCTGCTGGGAACTGAGCGAGCGCTGAGGAGCATTTTGTCTCGCTGCCATGTGACCTTGGAGGAAGATGTCCGATGGGAGGAAGGAGAAGGAGCTGGACAAAG CAGCTGCTCTGACGCAGTGGCTGGAGGATCCTCTGCAAACTGTTGCACCAGGAGCCAACAGACCAGAGAGTCTCAGCGGGAGTCCAACACTGCAGCTCAGAG AGACGACCAGCAGGCTGTCAATCTCACTAATGGAGTCAATGGTTGTCACTCAATGCGTGTGGAGTGTTGGTCCTGCAGCCCAGTGAGGAGGAAGGACTGTGGAAGAGACCGGACCCTCCTGAACCAGCCGGCCCGTGACTGTGGACATGCCTACTGCTCCCTCCTCACCCCCGACGCTGCAGCATGGGGAGAGAACAGCGACTCAGGCCAGGGCACCTACAGCCAGCCCACTGGGAAAGGCACCAATGGGCTGGAGGCACCTCACACCAACCACAGCCTCGAGGACTGCGAGACAGACCCTGACGACACCTCAGCCTTCGACTACTCCTCTGTCACCTCCTGCAGCCCTGACGGCACCCTGCGCAGGGAGATGATGGGCAGCAACAGTggggaggatgaagaggacagCCAGGTGCCAGTGCTGTTGAAGCCCTCATACAACCAGCAACAGCAGAAGGAGGCACCCAGAGAGAGGACTGTGTGTCTGAGGTGGCAGATTCCCAGATTAACGCCTCACCCTCCTCTGAGAAACACTGCAGGGTCATGTGTGGATGGGCCTACGCCGTGCCTCGTCAGCTCTTACGGGAAGAGGCTAGTCAGTGTCAGGAAGGGGTCGCCTCCTCTACATCCAAAAAGTGCCTTCAGGCCCATCTGGGATGATCCATCCAAACAG GCTGATTCAGCTCCAGAGAAAGACAACAGACAAGGCTTCATACCAATTCAAGCCCCGGCGAGGCAAAGCTTTCAGAATTTCAACCCAAGCAGAGAAAATCTGAG ACCAGGCATGTCCCAGCAGAGAGGCAACCATGCAGCAGCCATGAGTGGTGGAGGACTGTGGGACGACAGTGAGGACAGCGAGGGACCCTGCAGCACTGTTTGA